A window of the Fusarium poae strain DAOMC 252244 chromosome 3, whole genome shotgun sequence genome harbors these coding sequences:
- a CDS encoding hypothetical protein (TransMembrane:1 (o288-306i)) — protein sequence MGKPPSPSPRPYQDDPDALSLHTTVGESSYVDPADEDIPDTGDPLLPSYDDAITEDNHTNNAPPHFTEATVLNFEGEFFTGVTNPANHWESFSKRVDVQDARSDADPEFLEEWVNMMARYPPTPYIDIRGTHQEMKRDNNGKDKRETVTDFRIMVNMQNYLWPNFVPGNFTTTKLETAEPGQKTYRGTVLKKREKGSKGGIEVGHNKPTLKEWCHRYCAKAHGTKIFRLTRAVSGMDKETIKGSIFSLIRSTNYRGNISVEFPVADSAVDIYSTSNFNKWRLTNWICWIFYLTFLWIFAWPVLFFATKRYEVVKVTWPFAKCQPDGQRSLTTVSERQWLDMYGPAIKQLCLDRYKGLAGDTLLNEVLAREPNQVNARVDPRAAMSAASAAFQGGSFTAANGARSLMQFAAVATDQVGWGFNT from the exons ATGGGCAAACCtccttcaccgtcaccccgTCCTTACCAGGATGATCCGGACGCGTTGTCTCTGCACACAACAGTCGGCGAGTCGTCCTACGTCGATCCCGCCGATGAAGATATCCCTGACACCGGGGACCCGCTTCTTCCCTCGTACGACGACGCGATAACTGAGGATAATCACACCAATAACGCACCTCCTCACTTCACTGAAGCTACAGTCTTGAACTTTGAGGGTGAATTTTTCACAGGCGTCACGAACCCCGCGAACCATTGGGAGTCTTTCTCCAAGCGCGTCGACGTTCAAGATGCGCGATCCGATGCCGATCCAGAGTTTTTGGAAGAGTGGGTAAACATGATGGCGAGGTATCCGCCTACGCCGTATATTGATATCAGGGGAACTCATCAAGAGATGAAACGCGATAATAATGGTAAAGACAAACGCGAGACAGTGACGGATTTCAGAATCATGGTCAACATGCAGAATTATCTTTGGCCCAATTTCGTTCCTGGCAATTTCACTACCACCAAGCTTGAGACTGCCGAGCCTGGACAGAAAACTTACCGTGGAACTGTactcaagaagagagagaaggGGAGCAAAGGTGGTATCGAGGTCGGCCACAATAAGCCCACCTTGAAGGAATGGTGCCATCGCTATTGCGCCAAAGCTCATGGAACCAAAAT ATTCCGTCTCACTCGTGCTGTCAGTGGTATGGACAAGGAAACGATCAAAGGCAGCATTTTCAGTCTTATCAGATCCACCAACTACCGAGGCAACATCAGTGTCGAGTTTCCCGTCGCTGACAGTGCGGTCGATATCTACTCGACCAGCAATTTCAACAAGTGGCGCCTGACAAATTGGATCTGCTGGATCTTCTATCTCACCTTCCTGTGGATATTTGCATGGCCCGTTCTGTTCTTCGCGACAAAGCGCTACGAAGTCGTCAAAGTCACCTGGCCATTTGCAAAATGTCAGCCCGATGGCCAGAGGAGTTTGACTACTGTCAGTGAGAGACAGTGGTTGGATATGTATGGACCTGCGATAAAACAGTTGTGTTTGGATCGTTACAAAGGACTTGCAGGGGATACTCTCCTGAACGAAGTGTTGGCTCGGGAACCGAATCAGGTTAATGCTCGCGTTGATCCTAGGGCTGCTATGAGTGCTGCTTCTGCCGCATTCCAGGGAGGCAGTTTTACTGCTGCCAATGGTGCGAGGAGTTTGATGCAATTTGCCGCTGTTGCAACCGACCAAGTTGGATGGGGATTTAACACTTGA
- a CDS encoding hypothetical protein (TransMembrane:12 (i58-78o98-118i125-144o150-172i184-205o217-239i287-310o322-344i351-371o377-399i411-428o448-467i)), whose product MSQPDSPTKEEAQVTLSSDKDSGNVDAAWKFLDKNRDAAGASEYVDIDKMRRKIDWHIVPLMFCCYTMQFLDKVILNYSAVMGLNQDLNLKGNDFSNIATFLFVGLLCFEIPNIYFLQMVPAGKWLGANVIAWGIATACGAAAHNYQTLLVSRIFLGIFEATIGPSLMLISSQWYTKSEQAPRFSFWYLGLGLGQIVGGLVSYGFQHIGPGSSLAGWRIMFITLGLITVIIGLATLIFLPDTPMKAKWLTSSEKVALLKHVSVNQTGIQSRKFRPKEIVEALCDPQLYLMLLSVVLLSVSSGVVTTYSATLIRNLGYNPKRAALMNMPSGVVSIFFTLAVGFGIRHQSHRWAWIIMCIIPAILGGALMSFLSTSNKAGCLAGIYLVNAVVAPLTIFYNWTAANFGGATKRAFAAAIVSGSFSLGNIIGPQTFQSKDAPEFRPAKLAVMGTQAGCALTTFALFMYYVWANKRRDDRTKQVEDAFMSPEVWSTMTDKENKHFRYTY is encoded by the exons ATGTCTCAGCCGGATTCTCCCACCAAAGAGGAGGCTCAAGTCACACTCTCATCCGACAAAGATTCTGGAAATGTCGATGCAGCTTGGAAGTTTCTCGACAAGAACCGAGATGCCGCTGGTGCTTCTGAGTATGTCGACATCGACAAGATGAGGCGTAAGATTGATTGGCATATTGTTCCTCTCATGTTCTGTTGCTACACGATGCAATTCCTTGACAAGGTCATCCTCAAT TACTCCGCCGTCATGGGCCTCAACCAAGATCTCAATCTGAAAGGAAACGACTTTTCCAACATCGCAACGTTCTTGTTCGTCGGTCTTCTTTGTTTCGAGATCCCCAATA TCTACTTTCTTCAAATGGTCCCCGCCGGCAAATGGTTGGGAGCCAACGTCATCGCTTGGGGCATAGCTACAGCCTGTGGAGCTGCTGCGCACAATTACCAAACCCTCCTCGTATCTCGAATCTTCCTGGGAATTTTTGAAGCGACGATCGGACCCTCCCTCATGTTGATCAGCAGTCAATGGTACACCAAGTCTGAGCAGGCTCCTCGATTCTCATTCTGGTACCTTGGTCTCGGTCTGGGTCAGATCGTGGGTGGACTGGTGTCCTATGGTTTCCAGCATATCGGTCCTGGCTCGTCTCTTGCAGGATGGCGTATCATGTTCATCACCCTTGGCCTAATCACTGTCATCATTGGCTTAGCTACACTTATCTTCCTCCCTGATACACCAATGAAAGCCAAGTGGCTCACGAGCAGCGAAAAGGTAGCGCTGCTCAAGCACGTCAGTGTCAACCAGACGGGTATCCAGAGCCGCAAATTCCGCCCCAAGGAAATCGTTGAGGCGTTATGCGATCCTCAATTGTATCTTATGCTCCTCTCAGTTGTTCTT CTTTCGGTATCATCTGGTGTGGTCACAACCTACTCTGCCACTCTTATCCGCAACCTTGGCTACAACCCAAAGAGAGCTGCTTTGATGAACATGCCTTCGGGTGTTGTCAGCATCTTCTTCACATTGGCTGTTGGCTTTGGTATTCGTCATCAGTCACACCGCTGGGCCTGGATCATCATGTGCATCATTCCTGC TATCCTCGGTGGTGCCCTCATGTCATTTCTTTCCACTTCAAACAAGGCTGGTTGTCTGGCTGGAATCTACCTGGTCAatgccgttgtcgctcctctAACCATCTTCTACAAC TGGACAGCTGCGAACTTTGGAGGTGCCACTAAGAGAGCGTTCGCTGCCGCCATCGTCTCCGGTTCGTTCTCGCTGGGTAACATCATCGGACCACAGACATTCCAATCAAAGGACGCTCCAGAATTCCGACCTGCCAAATTGGCTGTCATGGGTACTCAAGCCGGCTGTGCCCTGACTACCTTTGCACTATTCATGTACTACGTCTGGGCAAACAAGAGACGGGATGATCGTACTAAACAGGTTGAAGACGCGTTTATGTCGCCTGAAGTCTGGTCTACCATGACGGATAAGGAAAACAAGCATTTCCGCTACACGTATTAG
- a CDS encoding hypothetical protein (TransMembrane:12 (i51-73o93-114i121-139o151-169i181-204o216-236i285-308o328-346i353-371o377-400i412-433o445-465i)) has product MSKMATSNHNEKLQNDTASNTSDAVGGIVENVENAQFYVDPKQEAKLRRKIDFMIVPTVCLLYLFCFIDRANIGNARLAGLEDDLGMKGSDYNMVLSVFYISYIIFEIPANLLCKYMGPGWFIPLTSLGFGLVSIFTAFVHNVPQICGVRFVLGIFEAGMLPGIAYYMSRWYRRSELTFRLSLYIVMAPLAGAFGGLLASAILKLPHFGRFKSWEMIFAIEGIVTVALSIISFATLTDRPESARWLTEEEKALAINRIKTERLGTTEVLDKMDRAKIFAGIRSPLTLSTSVIFLLDNITVQGLAFFLPTIVRTIYPERSIISQQLFTVPPYVVGAFFTVLIPAFSYKMDRRQIFIILCAPLVMVGYAIFLGTNNGQARYGATFLVASSAFALAPLTNSHISANVLSDTARSAAIGTNVMFGNIGGLISTWSFVKSDGPDYPIGNGLNLATSSTILVLGTLTLFWIKRDNRKRASRSAEEELAGLSQQQIQDLDWKNPNFRWIT; this is encoded by the exons ATGTCCAAGATGGCGACAAGCAACCACAATGAGAAGTTGCAGAACGACACGGCGTCCAATACGTCGGATGCTGTCGGAGGGATTGTAGAAAA TGTTGAGAATGCACAGTTCTACGTCGATCCGAAACAAGAGGCGAAGCTTCGTCGCAAGATTGACTTTATGATTGTACCGACAGTCTGTCTACTTTATCTCTTCTGCTTCATCGATCGTGCAAACATTG GAAATGCTCGTCTTGCCGGCCTGGAAGATGACCTCGGAATGAAGGGAAGCGACTACAACATGGTCCTTTCCGTCTTTTACATCAGTTACATCATTTTTGAGATCCCAGCGAACCTTCTCTGCAAGTACATGGGTCCCGGATGGTTTATCCCGTTGACATCTTTGGGCTTTGGGCTGGTGTCCATTTTCACAGCCTTTGTTCACAATGTCCCTCAAATTTGTGGTGTTCGTTTTGTTTTAGGTATTTTTGAAGCTGGTATGCTGCCTGGCATAGCATACTACATGTCTCGGTGGTACAGACGCAGCGAACTTACCTTCCGATTGTCTCTTTACATCGTGATGGCCCCCTTGGCGGGTGCGTTTGGTGGACTGCTCGCCTCAGCTATTCTCAAACTACCACATTTTGGAAGATTCAAGAGTTGGGAGATGATATTTG CCATCGAAGGAATCGTCACTGTTGCTCTATCTATCATCTCCTTTG CTACACTTACCGATCGACCCGAATCAGCCAGATGGCTTACAGAGGAGGAAAAAGCGTTGGCTATTAACCGTATCAAAACCGAACGTCTCGGAACAACCGAAGTCTTGGATAAGATGGACAGAGCAAAGATCTTTGCCGGCATTCGAAGTCCCCTTACTCTGTCCACTTCGGTCATTTTCTT ACTGGACAACATCACTGTTCAAGGCCTTGCGTTCTTCTTGCCGACCATCGTCCGAACGATTTATCCCGAACGATCCATCATCTCGCAACAACTCTTCACTGTCCCACCATACGTCGTCGGCGCTTTTTTCACGGTGCTTATTCCAGCCTTCAGCTATAAGATGGATCGTCGGCAAATATTTATTATCCTTTGCGCGCCGCTTGTTATGGTCGGATATGCCATTTTCTTAGGCACTAATAATGGCCAGGCCCGATATGGTGCCACGTTCCTTGTTGCTAGTTCTGCCTTTGCTCTTGCGCCTCTGACCAACTCGCATATCAGTGCCAATGTCTTGAGTGATACTGCAAGAAGCGCTGCGATTGGAACCAATG TCATGTTTGGTAACATTGGAGGTCTCATTTCTACTTGGTCTTTTGTCAAGAGCGACGGGCCGGATTATCCAATTGGAAACGGATTGAACCTTGCAACGTCTAGTACTATCTTGGTTCTTGGTACTTTGACTCTCTTCTGGATCAAGCGAGACAACCGGAAGCGGGCGAGTCGGTCTGCGGAGGAGGAGTTGGCAGGATTGAGCCAGCAACAgatccaagatcttgatTGGAAGAACCCCAACTTCCGATGGATCACGTAA
- a CDS encoding hypothetical protein (SECRETED:SignalP(1-23)), translating into MTFTLRSVLFATVMALSAAPASALTIKPSFEKIARGRDPSKNLGLYKRDYSINFQDGSASAACPTGNCCSPICKMDVKFDECPGGVKEYPQSCKKNFDETKAFDRKSFTYNCDGWSIFWEDGAVDGGRFITVEQGDTGNFYQFFVEGCEDTDPSWDPFQCASVGGGCTAKASGLGWGPKGE; encoded by the exons ATGACTTTCACTCTGAGGTCTGTTCTTTTCGCAACCGTAATGGCTCTGAGTGCAGCTCCTGCATCCGCCTTG ACCATCAAGCCCTCGTTCGAAAAGATTGCGAGAGGTCGTGATCCGTCCAAGAACCTCGGACTCTACAAGAGAGATTACTCCATCAACTTCCAAGATGGTTCTGCGAGCGCAGCATGCCCTACCGGCAACTGCTGCTCCCCCATCTGCAAGATGGACGTCAAGTTTGATGAATGCCCCGGTGGTGTAAAGGAATACCCCCAGAGCTGCAAGAAGAACTTTGATGAAACCAAGGCTTTCGACAGGAAGAGTTTCACCTACAACTGTGATGGATGGTCTATCTTCTGGGAGGACGGCGCTGTGGACGGAGGTCGCTTCATTACTGTTGAGCAGGGAGATACTGGAAACTTTTACCAGTTCTTTGTTGAGGGTTGTGAAGACACAGATCCTTCCTGGGATCCTTTCCAGTGTGCCTCTGTCGGCGGCGGCTGCACGGCCAAAGCATCTGGTCTGGGATGGGGCCCGAAGGGGGAGTAG
- a CDS encoding hypothetical protein (TransMembrane:7 (o20-41i53-75o102-121i133-154o178-201i213-231o251-273i)): MGWVLNASPQVEQSSEYPKIIGITVTLTVLALTIVAARLYIRWKARGMAGDDWMSALSMIFALVYSCICIAQTRYGLGLPIPDRPKENLVPYTRINFAGRPFYQLGISFFKIALLISYLRLLRGTDQKTYRNVIWFTIALVFMSHLGCTLALVFSCSPVDKSWNPLKEGHCLPPGPSFTGYAVVTIVSDIVVAILPIPVLVKLEIKLAKKVGLIAIFTLGIFTTVCSIQRYRQIDRIQNPKDGNSTMLVLWGTIEFNVGNIVSSLPFLAPIFIKRAREYRSKPSSHNTPNRSKRLGSNGYKLKDLSHKGNREPSVFTSTHNSSQENILHGGIVKSITYSVEVDKAKSDSLEPNSKHL, from the exons ATGGGGTGGGTGTTGAACGCGTCCCCTCAAGTCGAGCAATCATCCGAATACCCAAAGATTATAGGAATTACAGTGACATTGACGGTACTCGCATTGACTATTGTCGCTGCTCGACTGTACATCCGATGGAAGGCTCGAGGTATGGCAGGTGATGACTGGATGTCTGCCTTGTCTATGATCTTTGCATTGGTATACTCCTGTATCTGCATCGCTC AGACACGATATGGCCTGGGCCTACCGATTCCCGACCGACCGAAAGAGAACCTCGTTCCATATACACGGATAAACTTTGCTGGTAGACCCTTCTACCAACTCGGTATCAGTTTCTTCAAGATTGCGCTGTTGATCAGCTACCTGAGGCTCTTACGTGGTACGGACCAGAAGACCTACAGGAATGTCATCTGGTTCACAATAGCCCTTGTGTTTATGTCACATCTTGGCTGTACACTGGCACTTGTATTCTCATGCAGTCCA GTTGACAAGTCTTGGAATCCGCTCAAAGAAGGGCATTGTCTTCCTCCGGGGCCATCCTTTACTGGATACGCCGTTGTGACAATCGTCTCCGACATTGTGGTTGCTATTTTACCAATCCCCGTACTGGTTAAGCTCGAAATCAAGCTGGCAAAAAAAGTTGGCCTCATCGCCATCTTTACACTGGGCATATTTACAACAGTTTGCTCAATCCAGAGATATCGACAGATTGACCGAATTCAAAACCCCAAAGACGGCAACTCCACGATGCTGGTTCTTTGGGGGACCATTGAGTTCAACGTTGGA AATATTGTGTCATCTCTTCCTTTCCTCGCACCAATATTCATCAAGAGAGCCAGGGAATATCGATCCAAGCCATCCAGCCACAATACTCCGAACCGAAGTAAGAGATTGGGGAGCAATGGGTACAAGCTCAAGGATCTCAGCCACAAAGGGAATAGGGAACCATCTGTCTTCACATCGACCCACAATAGCTCCCAGGAGAACATCTTGCATGGCGGTATTGTCAAGTCTATTACGTACAGTGTCGAGGTGGACAAGGCAAAGTCTGATAGCCTGGAGCCAAATAGCAAACATCTATAG